Proteins found in one Alkalibacter saccharofermentans DSM 14828 genomic segment:
- a CDS encoding HAD family hydrolase, whose amino-acid sequence MAIELVIFDLDGTLIASLEGIQYSMNKILNEHSLPLHSLEEYRLFVGKGLKNLVFESLPENKRSDEDIDYFYKIMMETYDANYDKYMRLYDGVAELLDYLVDNDYKIAVNTNKNHYITQKIAKAYLNDWPFTTIIGSDFGFEKKPDPAAAIHIARQAGVDLKRCLYVGDTGVDIQTAQNAGMTPVSVTWGFRKKQELEPFNPPYWIDKPSELINVIKSLDH is encoded by the coding sequence ATGGCAATTGAATTGGTTATTTTTGATTTGGACGGAACCCTGATAGCATCTTTAGAGGGCATCCAATACTCTATGAACAAAATACTTAATGAACATTCTCTCCCTCTCCACTCTTTAGAGGAATACAGGCTTTTTGTGGGCAAAGGACTCAAAAACCTGGTGTTCGAATCCTTGCCGGAGAACAAACGAAGTGATGAGGATATCGATTATTTTTACAAAATAATGATGGAAACATACGATGCCAACTATGACAAATACATGCGCTTATACGATGGAGTCGCTGAATTGTTGGATTATCTGGTTGATAACGACTATAAAATAGCTGTAAACACCAATAAGAATCATTATATCACTCAAAAAATAGCAAAAGCCTACCTTAACGATTGGCCTTTCACCACGATAATAGGTTCCGATTTCGGCTTTGAAAAAAAACCAGACCCTGCAGCCGCAATTCACATAGCCCGCCAGGCAGGAGTAGATTTAAAGCGCTGTCTTTATGTAGGTGATACCGGCGTCGATATCCAAACAGCCCAAAATGCAGGCATGACTCCTGTTTCAGTCACTTGGGGCTTTCGAAAAAAGCAAGAGCTGGAGCCGTTTAATCCTCCATATTGGATAGATAAACCCTCGGAACTTATAAACGTAATTAAATCCCTTGATCACTAA
- a CDS encoding diacylglycerol/lipid kinase family protein, producing the protein MKNMEKTILLIYNPVSGTRSFASYLDNFIHSFQEQGYQVHPIRSRSEDDFKDVIEKKDLNMYSALFIAGGDGSVSIAVNKLLQIGADIPLGIIPAGTVNDISYNLGIPQDISKAIKVLSEMKTGRFDIGKVNDRYFMNSCGAGLFIEVAHTTERELKNIMGRVAYYLKGISELPNFKAMNTRITVDGKVYDEDLFLYLVVNGKSVGGFRSLASDASMQDGLLDFIGIKECQLNELSVLFAQILLGNYKNSKNVIHFQSDNIKIECLGEYCQNITDVDGEKGPTMPLEIGMVKRGISVIIP; encoded by the coding sequence ATGAAAAATATGGAGAAGACGATTCTATTGATATACAATCCGGTCTCCGGAACGAGGAGCTTTGCATCTTATTTGGATAACTTTATTCATTCGTTTCAAGAACAAGGTTATCAGGTGCATCCGATTAGAAGCAGAAGTGAAGATGATTTCAAGGATGTCATCGAAAAAAAGGATTTGAATATGTACAGTGCATTGTTTATAGCAGGAGGAGACGGATCTGTAAGCATTGCAGTTAATAAGCTGCTTCAAATAGGAGCAGATATTCCTCTTGGGATAATACCTGCAGGAACTGTCAATGACATAAGCTACAATCTTGGCATACCCCAAGATATCTCCAAGGCTATCAAGGTTCTTTCAGAAATGAAGACGGGGAGGTTCGATATAGGAAAGGTAAACGACAGGTACTTCATGAACTCATGTGGAGCTGGCTTGTTTATCGAGGTCGCCCATACCACTGAGAGGGAGCTTAAAAACATAATGGGAAGAGTGGCATACTACCTAAAAGGAATAAGCGAATTGCCCAACTTCAAGGCTATGAACACTAGAATTACGGTTGACGGAAAAGTATACGACGAGGACCTGTTTTTATATCTGGTGGTTAATGGCAAGAGCGTAGGAGGGTTCAGAAGCCTTGCTTCAGACGCGTCCATGCAGGATGGACTTTTAGACTTCATTGGTATTAAAGAATGTCAGCTGAACGAGCTTTCGGTTTTGTTTGCGCAAATCTTGTTGGGAAATTACAAGAACAGTAAAAATGTAATTCACTTTCAAAGCGATAATATAAAGATTGAATGTTTGGGAGAGTATTGCCAAAACATCACAGATGTGGATGGAGAGAAAGGTCCCACCATGCCTTTGGAAATTGGGATGGTGAAAAGAGGGATTTCAGTCATAATCCCATAA
- a CDS encoding DUF2325 domain-containing protein, with protein sequence MSIVLVGGHDKMHSQYKNVASKHGHKVKVYTQLTAGFEKSIGHPDAIVLFTDKISHKMVWIATKKAKKENIPIIRNHSSSISALESVLKNMEKNEKVH encoded by the coding sequence ATGAGTATAGTTTTGGTAGGTGGGCACGATAAAATGCACTCTCAATATAAAAATGTAGCCTCGAAGCACGGGCACAAGGTTAAGGTTTACACACAGTTGACGGCAGGATTTGAAAAAAGCATTGGACATCCAGATGCCATAGTTCTTTTTACTGACAAGATCTCCCACAAGATGGTTTGGATTGCAACTAAAAAGGCAAAGAAGGAAAACATACCGATTATAAGAAACCATAGCAGCAGCATTTCTGCTCTTGAAAGTGTATTAAAAAACATGGAAAAAAATGAAAAAGTTCATTAA
- a CDS encoding NAD(P)-dependent oxidoreductase translates to MPFHVIEEAKRCLQCKKPLCRQGCPVNTPIPQMIQLLLDKQITESGQMLFENNPMTLVCSLICDHERQCEGHCILNKKGMPIHVSSIENFISGNYFDKTKLEHPETNGIKTAIIGSGPAGITIAILLAQKGYEVTVFESKDKIGGVLRYGIPEFRLPKKILDQFYDKMLAMGIKIRPNTSIGNEMDIDSLFRDGYKSVFIGTGVWKANALGIKGETLGNVHYAINYLTNPDVYRLGDTVNVIGAGNAAMDVARTVLRKGARSVTVFARRDRISASKKEFDYASIEGVEFVYHRTPEEITDDGVWFKDTITGEKMFYPSDSTIISVSQGPRNQIVSTTKGIDVNDRGLVVADGCGRTTRKGVFASGDVVQGAKTVVEAVHYSKLVVDAMDEYMKNTAADETGD, encoded by the coding sequence ATGCCGTTTCATGTAATAGAAGAGGCTAAGAGATGTTTGCAATGCAAAAAGCCCTTGTGCAGACAGGGTTGTCCTGTGAACACTCCCATACCTCAGATGATCCAGCTACTGCTGGATAAACAAATAACCGAATCTGGACAAATGCTTTTTGAGAACAATCCCATGACTTTGGTTTGTTCACTGATATGCGACCATGAAAGACAATGTGAGGGCCACTGCATATTGAATAAGAAAGGCATGCCGATACACGTCAGCAGTATTGAAAACTTTATTTCAGGCAATTATTTCGACAAGACTAAACTTGAACACCCGGAAACAAATGGCATAAAGACTGCTATTATAGGATCAGGCCCAGCTGGGATAACTATAGCAATCCTGTTGGCTCAAAAAGGTTATGAAGTGACTGTTTTTGAATCGAAGGATAAAATAGGAGGGGTTTTGCGTTACGGGATTCCTGAGTTTAGATTGCCGAAAAAAATATTGGACCAATTCTACGATAAGATGCTAGCCATGGGCATCAAAATACGTCCGAATACATCAATAGGCAATGAAATGGATATAGACAGTCTATTTAGAGATGGATACAAGTCGGTTTTTATCGGAACCGGTGTATGGAAGGCCAATGCACTTGGCATAAAGGGAGAGACCCTTGGAAATGTTCATTATGCGATAAATTACCTGACCAATCCCGATGTATATAGGCTGGGAGATACGGTTAACGTCATTGGTGCAGGAAATGCGGCCATGGATGTTGCTAGAACAGTCCTTAGAAAAGGTGCCAGAAGTGTTACCGTATTTGCCAGAAGAGACAGGATTTCTGCCAGCAAGAAAGAATTTGATTACGCTTCAATAGAGGGCGTGGAATTTGTATACCATAGAACTCCTGAGGAAATCACAGATGACGGAGTTTGGTTCAAGGACACCATCACGGGAGAAAAGATGTTTTATCCATCAGATTCGACGATAATTTCAGTAAGCCAAGGACCTAGAAATCAAATCGTTTCTACGACAAAGGGGATAGACGTAAATGATAGAGGACTGGTGGTTGCTGATGGATGCGGCAGAACTACAAGAAAAGGAGTTTTTGCTTCAGGCGATGTAGTCCAGGGTGCGAAGACTGTAGTTGAAGCAGTCCATTATTCGAAGCTGGTGGTAGATGCTATGGATGAATACATGAAAAATACTGCAGCGGATGAGACTGGAGATTAA
- a CDS encoding cold-shock protein — protein MTNGTVKWFNADKGYGFITSEDGKDVFVHYSQINKSNFKTLEEGEKVTFEITDGAKGPQASNVTPV, from the coding sequence ATGACCAACGGAACAGTTAAATGGTTTAACGCAGACAAAGGCTATGGATTTATTACTTCAGAGGACGGAAAGGACGTTTTTGTTCACTATTCTCAAATCAACAAAAGCAACTTCAAAACTCTTGAAGAAGGTGAAAAAGTTACATTCGAGATAACTGATGGTGCCAAAGGACCTCAGGCCTCAAACGTAACTCCAGTTTAA
- a CDS encoding NAD(P)H-dependent flavin oxidoreductase — MNLPELKIGDLTARLPIIQGGMGIGVSLSSLAGTIANQGGIGVISGVQTGFNEEDFRTNNLAANIRAIQNEIRKAREISPKGIIGINILTVATQYKELVEAAVKEKIDVIISGAGLPKDLPKYVKGTKTKIIPIVSSGKAAKIMAKLWIRNYDYIPDAVIVEGPEAGGHLGFSADELRENPPTLSDLLKDVIENLKPFEEKYNKKIPVIAAGGIFDGKDVARYISEGAAGVQMSTRFVATEECDAHINYKMAYVNARKEDAVIVQSPVGLPGRAIMNKLIKRLELDKVPVKKCYRCIDHCDPKTTPYCISDALIAAVQGDIDNGLLFCGSNVDKTTEITTVEKVINSIISEAKEY, encoded by the coding sequence ATGAATTTGCCTGAACTTAAAATAGGAGATTTAACAGCAAGGCTTCCGATAATCCAAGGAGGAATGGGCATTGGAGTTTCCTTGTCATCATTGGCAGGTACCATTGCTAATCAAGGAGGTATCGGCGTAATTAGCGGGGTGCAAACCGGATTCAACGAAGAGGATTTCCGAACAAATAACCTGGCAGCTAATATAAGAGCTATTCAAAATGAAATAAGAAAAGCCAGAGAAATTTCTCCAAAAGGCATAATAGGCATCAATATACTGACAGTCGCTACTCAGTACAAGGAATTGGTAGAAGCGGCCGTTAAGGAAAAAATCGATGTAATTATATCTGGGGCAGGACTTCCTAAAGATCTTCCAAAATACGTTAAGGGAACAAAAACAAAAATCATACCAATAGTTTCCTCGGGCAAAGCTGCAAAGATTATGGCCAAGCTCTGGATAAGAAACTATGACTATATACCAGATGCAGTCATAGTAGAGGGACCTGAAGCGGGAGGACATCTTGGTTTTTCTGCTGATGAACTTAGGGAGAATCCTCCGACACTATCGGATCTATTAAAGGATGTCATTGAAAACCTAAAGCCATTTGAAGAAAAATACAACAAAAAAATACCGGTAATAGCGGCGGGAGGCATCTTTGACGGTAAAGATGTTGCGAGATACATAAGTGAAGGCGCTGCCGGGGTTCAAATGTCTACAAGGTTCGTAGCGACAGAAGAGTGCGATGCTCACATAAACTATAAAATGGCTTATGTCAATGCAAGAAAAGAAGATGCAGTAATCGTTCAAAGCCCAGTAGGATTGCCGGGAAGGGCTATTATGAACAAATTGATCAAGAGACTGGAGCTTGACAAGGTTCCGGTTAAAAAATGCTACAGATGCATTGACCATTGCGATCCAAAAACAACTCCTTATTGCATATCGGATGCATTGATTGCCGCAGTTCAGGGAGATATAGACAACGGTCTTTTGTTTTGTGGAAGCAACGTCGACAAGACAACAGAAATTACTACGGTAGAAAAAGTAATAAACAGCATAATAAGTGAAGCGAAAGAGTATTAA
- a CDS encoding ABC transporter substrate-binding protein, with the protein MKKRLLSGVLAIMLIASAFTFAACGGGDANGDDSGPIKIGVFGPTTGPIAAYGSAVVNSVKLAVEEINENGGIDGRLIEVYDYDTKGDRAEAISTYNRLKDQDQVVAIIGGTISGETLAVKELAIEDNMPMLTPTATAADVTLDAPSIFRACFLDPYQAAAAARFSIDYLEAESVAILYNSDDAYSEGLAESYRSVFNDENLTVTNYIGYTANDVDFSTALTQIRNANPDVIFLPDYYDSVGQITTQIRDMGLEQICVGVDGWDSVEIDYAEQVEGYYFVNHFAKTDPDPTVQDFIAAFAAKYNQEPNALGALGYDATFVMAEAIQNAGSTDGQAIIDALSAIEYKGVTGTIRFDEQGDATQKDIAIIKIVDGKHELVEKLVVE; encoded by the coding sequence ATGAAAAAAAGATTACTTAGCGGCGTATTGGCTATTATGCTGATCGCATCAGCATTTACCTTTGCGGCATGCGGAGGCGGAGATGCAAATGGTGACGATAGCGGTCCTATCAAAATAGGCGTATTTGGTCCCACGACAGGTCCCATCGCAGCTTATGGAAGTGCCGTGGTTAACAGCGTAAAGCTTGCTGTTGAAGAGATCAATGAAAACGGCGGTATCGACGGAAGATTGATCGAGGTATATGATTATGATACAAAAGGAGACAGAGCAGAGGCTATCAGTACTTACAACAGGCTTAAAGATCAAGATCAAGTTGTAGCTATTATCGGCGGAACCATCAGCGGCGAGACTCTAGCGGTTAAAGAGCTTGCAATTGAAGACAACATGCCAATGCTTACGCCAACTGCTACAGCAGCAGATGTAACCTTGGATGCACCTTCGATTTTCAGGGCTTGTTTCCTAGATCCTTATCAGGCTGCGGCAGCTGCTAGGTTCAGCATAGATTATTTAGAGGCAGAGTCTGTTGCGATTCTTTACAACAGCGACGATGCATATTCTGAAGGCTTGGCTGAGTCCTACAGGTCTGTTTTCAACGACGAAAACCTGACTGTCACAAACTACATTGGATATACAGCAAATGATGTCGACTTTAGCACAGCACTTACTCAAATCAGAAATGCAAATCCTGATGTTATCTTCCTTCCGGATTATTACGATTCAGTTGGACAGATCACCACTCAAATCAGAGACATGGGACTTGAGCAGATTTGCGTAGGAGTAGATGGCTGGGACAGTGTCGAGATTGATTATGCAGAGCAGGTTGAAGGTTACTACTTTGTAAACCACTTTGCAAAAACAGATCCAGACCCGACTGTACAAGACTTCATAGCAGCATTTGCTGCAAAGTACAATCAAGAGCCTAATGCACTCGGAGCATTGGGATATGATGCTACTTTTGTAATGGCTGAAGCAATCCAAAATGCAGGCTCGACTGATGGACAGGCAATTATAGATGCTTTATCAGCAATAGAGTACAAAGGCGTAACCGGAACGATAAGATTCGACGAGCAGGGAGATGCTACTCAGAAGGATATAGCTATTATTAAAATAGTTGACGGAAAGCACGAGCTGGTTGAAAAGTTAGTTGTAGAGTAG
- a CDS encoding branched-chain amino acid ABC transporter permease, protein MVFIQQMINGLQVGSIYAVIALGYTMVYGIVKLINFAHGEVMMMGAYFAFLAATAGMPVWAVFLISMLGSAVLGMAIERVAYKPLRDAPRISALITAIAMSLFLQNLALVIFKADPKVMPRIVPNTPIHIGDLRISSITVITFLVSVAFMALLTFFVNKTKPGKAMRAVSEDKEAATLMGINANTTISMTFAIGSALAALGGILYGVAYTQVAPTMGLLPGLKAFVAAVLGGIGIIPGAMLGGFIMGFVETFAKAYISGRWADAIVFGILIVVLSVKPTGILGKNVREKV, encoded by the coding sequence TTGGTTTTCATACAACAAATGATCAACGGACTTCAAGTAGGCAGTATTTACGCAGTAATAGCTTTGGGATACACCATGGTATACGGAATAGTCAAGCTGATAAATTTTGCCCACGGTGAAGTTATGATGATGGGTGCTTATTTTGCTTTTTTGGCTGCAACTGCAGGAATGCCGGTGTGGGCGGTTTTTTTAATATCCATGTTGGGAAGCGCTGTCTTGGGCATGGCTATCGAGAGAGTTGCATATAAACCCTTGAGAGACGCGCCGAGGATTTCAGCTCTTATCACAGCAATAGCGATGAGTTTGTTTTTGCAAAATTTAGCATTGGTGATATTCAAGGCGGATCCAAAAGTAATGCCTAGAATTGTTCCGAACACACCGATTCATATTGGAGACTTGAGAATAAGCAGCATAACAGTAATTACGTTTTTAGTGTCAGTGGCATTTATGGCGCTACTTACCTTTTTTGTAAACAAGACAAAACCGGGAAAGGCTATGAGAGCAGTATCAGAAGACAAGGAAGCCGCAACGTTGATGGGCATAAATGCCAATACGACTATTTCCATGACATTTGCCATAGGTTCAGCCTTGGCTGCCTTGGGAGGAATATTATATGGGGTTGCTTACACGCAGGTAGCTCCTACAATGGGACTTCTCCCCGGACTTAAAGCATTTGTTGCTGCCGTATTGGGAGGAATAGGCATAATACCCGGCGCTATGCTTGGAGGATTCATAATGGGGTTTGTTGAAACATTTGCGAAAGCATATATTTCCGGAAGGTGGGCAGATGCAATAGTATTTGGAATCTTGATAGTGGTATTGTCAGTAAAACCCACAGGAATATTGGGAAAGAACGTAAGAGAGAAGGTGTGA
- a CDS encoding branched-chain amino acid ABC transporter permease, translated as MNLNNKKSYIINIVAVTLLYIVLQVLMQNNIINRYYQGIIVFICINVIVASSLNLTLGFLGQLALGHAGFMAVGAYSSALLSIGMRGMELPVIMHLGVALLFGGIMSGVIGYLIGLPALRLRGDYLAIITLGFGEIIRVVINNIRFTGGAQGLTGIPRLANFTNAYWITVAVLAILFALIKSRHGRAIMSIREDEIAAEAVGIKTTQYKAIGFTISAFFAGIGGGLFAHYMAYLDPAIFNFMKSVEIVVIVVLGGMGSLTGTILAAGVLTSLPEVLRGFSEYRLLIYSFVLVVMMIFRPQGIFGTAEFSMDSLMHSPKAFLKEVKKEAGGDDDKGGNV; from the coding sequence ATGAATTTAAACAACAAGAAAAGCTATATTATAAATATCGTTGCAGTCACCCTGCTGTACATAGTATTACAGGTTCTTATGCAAAACAATATAATTAACAGATATTATCAAGGAATCATCGTCTTTATATGCATCAACGTCATAGTAGCCAGCAGCCTTAACCTGACGCTCGGATTTTTAGGACAGTTGGCCTTGGGACATGCAGGTTTCATGGCTGTTGGAGCGTACAGCTCCGCGCTTTTATCTATAGGCATGAGGGGCATGGAGCTCCCTGTAATCATGCACCTTGGAGTTGCATTGTTGTTTGGAGGCATTATGTCGGGAGTCATCGGTTACCTTATAGGATTGCCGGCCCTTAGACTTAGAGGGGATTATCTGGCAATTATTACTTTGGGCTTTGGAGAAATAATCCGTGTTGTTATTAACAACATCAGATTTACAGGGGGAGCTCAAGGATTGACGGGGATTCCCAGACTTGCAAACTTTACCAATGCATATTGGATAACGGTAGCGGTTTTGGCGATTCTCTTTGCACTCATAAAATCTCGTCACGGAAGGGCTATTATGTCTATAAGGGAGGATGAAATCGCTGCAGAGGCTGTGGGCATCAAAACAACCCAGTACAAAGCTATAGGATTTACAATTTCGGCTTTTTTTGCCGGCATAGGCGGAGGGCTGTTCGCCCACTACATGGCATATTTAGACCCTGCGATATTCAACTTCATGAAATCAGTTGAAATAGTCGTAATCGTAGTTCTCGGAGGCATGGGCAGCCTCACAGGCACTATATTGGCAGCTGGGGTGCTGACGTCATTGCCAGAAGTCCTAAGAGGTTTTTCAGAATATAGATTGTTGATTTATTCATTCGTATTAGTAGTTATGATGATTTTCAGGCCCCAAGGAATATTTGGGACAGCTGAGTTTTCTATGGATTCCCTTATGCACTCGCCGAAAGCTTTTTTAAAGGAAGTAAAGAAGGAAGCCGGCGGAGATGACGATAAAGGAGGGAATGTATAA
- a CDS encoding ABC transporter ATP-binding protein, producing the protein MALLEVKDLTIRFGGLTAVDGFEIRIDQSELVGLIGPNGAGKTTVFNMLTGVYLPTEGSITLDGKNTVGKKPYDIVEIGAARTFQNIRLFKDLTVEDNVKIAYHNQMSYNLIQGIFRLPTYWKEEKKAHESAMELLDIFDMKMYAKTLAKNLPYGKQRKLEIARALATKPKILMLDEPAAGMNPYETKELMETIHFIRDKFNIAVLLIEHDMSLVMGICEKITVIDYGKIIAEGKPDEIKSNPNVIKAYLGE; encoded by the coding sequence ATGGCTCTTTTAGAAGTAAAAGATCTCACTATAAGATTTGGCGGGCTCACAGCCGTTGACGGATTTGAAATCAGAATAGATCAAAGCGAGCTTGTTGGCTTGATAGGGCCAAACGGTGCGGGGAAGACCACTGTTTTCAATATGCTTACAGGAGTATACCTCCCTACCGAAGGATCCATAACTCTTGACGGTAAAAACACGGTGGGCAAAAAACCATATGATATAGTCGAAATTGGAGCAGCTCGGACATTTCAGAACATAAGGCTATTCAAAGACCTGACTGTTGAGGATAATGTAAAGATTGCATATCATAATCAGATGAGCTACAATTTAATTCAGGGAATATTCAGATTGCCCACATACTGGAAAGAAGAAAAGAAAGCACATGAAAGCGCGATGGAGCTTTTAGACATTTTTGACATGAAGATGTATGCCAAGACATTAGCTAAAAATCTGCCCTATGGCAAGCAGCGTAAATTGGAAATAGCCAGAGCGCTGGCTACAAAGCCTAAGATACTGATGCTTGATGAGCCAGCGGCAGGCATGAATCCATATGAAACCAAAGAACTGATGGAGACTATACACTTTATTAGGGACAAGTTTAATATTGCGGTTCTTTTGATAGAACACGATATGAGTCTGGTAATGGGAATTTGTGAAAAGATAACGGTAATAGACTATGGAAAAATAATTGCTGAAGGAAAGCCGGATGAGATCAAATCTAATCCGAATGTCATCAAAGCTTATCTTGGAGAATAG
- a CDS encoding ABC transporter ATP-binding protein, giving the protein MLKVQNIDVYYGKIHAIKDISFEVKQGEVVTLIGANGAGKTTILKTLSKVLKPTNGSVFLKGQDIKNVQPHNMINLGMAHAPEGRRIFAQMTVLENLEMGAFIRKESKSELEQDMENVFTRFPRLKERRKQIAGTLSGGEQQMLAIGRALMSKPEILLMDEPSMGLAPILVDQIFNIIEDINKAGTTILLVEQNANRALQIANRAYVLETGKIVAEGDAKELLNKDEIKKAYLGG; this is encoded by the coding sequence ATGTTAAAAGTACAGAATATTGATGTTTACTACGGGAAAATCCATGCTATCAAGGATATAAGCTTTGAAGTCAAACAAGGGGAAGTAGTTACTTTGATAGGTGCCAATGGCGCCGGAAAAACAACTATTTTAAAAACCTTGTCTAAAGTATTGAAACCGACCAATGGAAGCGTATTCCTGAAAGGTCAGGATATCAAAAACGTACAACCACATAATATGATAAACCTGGGCATGGCTCATGCCCCTGAAGGAAGAAGGATATTTGCCCAGATGACCGTGCTTGAGAACTTGGAAATGGGGGCTTTCATCAGAAAAGAGAGCAAATCGGAACTTGAACAGGACATGGAAAACGTATTTACAAGATTTCCAAGATTAAAAGAAAGAAGAAAACAGATAGCAGGAACTTTAAGTGGCGGAGAACAGCAGATGCTGGCCATCGGAAGAGCGCTTATGTCAAAGCCTGAAATTCTACTTATGGATGAACCCTCTATGGGACTAGCACCAATCCTGGTAGATCAGATTTTCAATATTATTGAAGATATAAACAAAGCCGGAACTACAATATTACTTGTGGAGCAAAATGCAAACAGAGCTTTGCAAATAGCAAACAGGGCATATGTTTTGGAAACCGGAAAAATTGTTGCAGAAGGCGATGCTAAGGAACTCTTGAACAAGGATGAAATTAAGAAAGCTTACCTGGGAGGATAA